A genomic window from Myotis daubentonii chromosome 4, mMyoDau2.1, whole genome shotgun sequence includes:
- the SNN gene encoding stannin produces MSIMDHSPTTGVVTVIVILIAIAALGALILGCWCYLRLQRISQSEDEESIVGDGDTKEPFLLVQYSAKGPCVERKAKLTPNGPEVHG; encoded by the coding sequence ATGTCTATTATGGACCACAGCCCCACCACGGGTGTGGTCACAGTCATTGTCATCCTCATCGCCATCGCTGCCCTGGGGGCCTTGATCCTGGGCTGCTGGTGCTACCTGCGGCTGCAGCGCATCAGCCAGTCAGAGGACGAGGAGAGCATCGTGGGGGATGGCGACACCAAGGAGCCCTTCCTGCTGGTGCAGTACTCAGCCAAGGGACCATGTGTGGAGAGGAAGGCCAAGCTGACCCCCAATGGCCCAGAAGTGCATGGCTGA